The genomic interval ATGGTCACCCTGAGCCGATGCCGCGCGAACAGCGGCGCCAGCGGCTGCAGGGTGTGACCTGGGGGGTAGTATTTGGGATTGAAGATGCGGATCAGGGTATCGTAGCCCGTGAGATGGACCTGTTCGAGCGGGGAGGGTGCGGAGTAGGCGTCGGACGCGTCGATGGACGCGGCCTTGTCGACGAAGTAGGGGTTCTTCGTCACGCCGATATCGATGACCGGCAGGCGCGCATGCTGGGCGAGCGCCGACAAGCCCGCCGTCGCCGGGCCCGGGTTGGCGGCAAGATGGGAGCGCAGATCATGCGCGAATAGCTCCATCATTGCGAGGCGGTCCTCGAAGGAGGCCGGCTTGGATGGTTTGTCGGCATTCTGCgtggcgaggaggaggagcaaCCGGGCACTGGTGGTTTTTTGGAGGGCCGTGCTGGCTATGCGGAGGTGAGCGAGCGTGGGTGGGTTGAAGGAGGCGTCTAGTACGTATAGCGtggttggcggtggtggtgggacAGGAGGGCCCGATGGGATGGTGGCTAGCACATCGAAGTCTTTGGTGGAGGCGATAAAGCGCTTCAGGAGACTGGCATAGCGGGCCTTGGAGGGGTGCAAGGAGGGGGGCATACTTAGTGTGTTTGATGTTCGTTCGCTACGAGGGCCGTGGTTAAGTGGCTGGCCCGATTAGATAGATCCAGGGACCAGTGTGAccgccttctcctctcggAAACGACTACAGAGTAGAATTGGCGTCCTCCGAGGAGAGAATACCCTTTTAGGAATGAATCTCTTCGTTTTAGGGGTCTTCAGATAGTCCCGATTTGGTGGAATACCGCCTTCGGCGTGGAGTTGCTCAATGAGTACATGTATATTATCgtcgcagaagaaaaagtaaGGCAGACCTGTCCCACCAACAGAGCGGCACAGAGCGGCCTAGACGCCACAGACCAGCCCGGATCATCCGTGCGACCCGCCACCGGGACGGCATTTTTCGAAGAGTGGGAACGTGCAATATACCGTCGAATGGCATGGGCGGCTGGGCGACCATGGCTGGTTTATGTGAAACGGGGACGGGCCAGTCCAGGCGGGAGGGAAGGGGATAGACAATTCTTCGGAAACAAGCGATGGAAGCTAATTTTTGGTGCGCCCCACTACGTTACTCTATCTGCGATGGATGCAGAGGCTGCAACATGATTCCGTTGGGAGTGTCTATCGACAGTTACACGACAGGGAGGGTGCCGGAGATTTTGATCATTGTGTTTGTAGGGACAGCAGTTTCTGTATTGTAGGTCAACGGCTGTTGGACcaaagaaagagaagaagcgggaaAAAAATGAGCGCCCTATCGAATGGAAGGGATGCGGGTCTGGCCGGTGCCTGACACAGTGGGGCAGACAGAGGTACTTCTGTGGACTATACACTGCCCATAGTGAACCCAAGTACTATATAGATCCACCGCAATGTATGGCCGGCACTTAATATCGAAGGGTCCGTCCCTCCTTCTCCTACTTCAACTGGCCTCTGCACCTTCacttcttctctgtctgtgTCAGAGaactttctttctttctccatctgtcattcttttctttctctctgcgAATCGACTTCGCACCTCCCCCTACACACTCTTTATTTTATCCACCCACTGACATTGACTGTCACtttatttcttcttcaccatgCACTTCATCAACAAGATCTCTGTCGCTCTGCTGGCCTCGCTGGCTGCCTCGGGTGAGGCTACCCACCAGGGTCTGCATGCCCGTCGTTTCAACCCCCATGCCAGTGTTTCCGGCACCTCCTCGGTGCTGAGCTCCTCGGTGCTGGTCACCCCGACTCCCCGGCACTCGCAAACCCTCTCCGTCTCGCCCTCGAGCAGCAACGTGGTGGTGAGCTCCCGCGTTTCCACCCCTCTGGGCACCGGAAGCCGTGGCTCGGGCGCTCAGCCCACTGGCACGAGCGATGTCACTCTCACCTACACCCTCGGCACCGGCACCTCGACCAGCGTggtgaccaccaccatcatccgCACCGCTACGGATTACCACACCGTCACCGTCGAGCCTGTTCCCACTGAGTCTGTTCCCGCTGACTCCGGTACCTGCAACGGCGCTACCGTGACCGTGACCGAGACCGTCACAATGGTAAGTTGACTCTGGACTCCCCATCAGCGTCCATGTAAGACACCTGATACTGATTCCACTGTGTAGGGCGCTGGTCCCACTGATGCCCCCAGCGACAACGGCCACCACTGGGGTGGTGAAGGCCAGGACCATGGCCACCCCGGGGGCGAGgaacaccaccaccaccaccaccaccacgaccatgacggctcgggctcgggcaACGGCGAGGGCGCGACTGTGACCAGCACTTCAACTGAAGTTCCCACCTCGACCCCGACCCCGTCGTTCTCGCGTCCCCCCCATGGCAACTGGACCGttccctccttctcgcgTTCCAGCGTCGTGGCCTCGTCCACTGGCTTCgtgaccagcagcagcggcaaggGCACCTACCCCACTGGCTTCCGTCGCCGCTTCGTCTAAGCGAGATCGACGAATCTAAGGAAACGAGACGAGAAATGTCACATCTCTTCGTCTCGCTACATACTTCTGTCTGTCCCTGATGCGAAAGTGAACTTTGACCGGATGTTTCTTTCATCGCGCCTGGGGCGCGGTAGTTATTGCCAATTTTTGCCCTTCTTGATGGTACAACCAGATCTTCTTGTTTGACAAATTACCTTTCAATTTTTCTcaatttcttcttcttgcgcggTGATGTCCACTGCTGGTGGGAGGATCGGTTAGGTGTCTCGACAATTTCCCACACCACCTCATCACTCTGTCCACTTCAGCGAGAATCACCAGTGCATTCATACAATTTCCAATGGACCCTTGTCCCCTTTCTTattcctttctttctcatccctCTTTTTCATCTATTTTTTAACCTCGGAAAAAGTTCTCGTATCAGCGATGGGTGTCCATGGACGGTCAGAGGGATGGTCTCTTCGCTTTTCAATGCCGGGTGGGAGGATTACGTTGTACAAAAACTCGTTCTTATTTTCATCTTTTGACCTCTGTAGGTAGAGGTGAATACAGGACTTTAGATCTACTCTTTGTAATTTATAGATTAGCGTTGATTTAGCCTGTCAATCAGTCCTTGCCTGTTAAAGTTAGGGCTGCCGTGGCTGAAGAGCTTGGCATGCTATTCCGTGTTTGTGTATCGTCAGATGAATTTACAATGTATAAGTACAGACAAGATCATGTACAACCCCGGAGATCCCTAGGTAAATACAGACCCAACTCACTCCAACGCCCCAATCCCACCCCTCGCAACCCGCTCCCGCATATCCTGCCATTCCAGCCAAGTCACACCTTGCAACAGACAGTCCGCCAGATCATCGAGTTTCCCTAGGGTGATGGGCTGCTCATGCTCATCACCATTCGAATCTCGCTTCGTGATTTTTTTCTGCGTCTGCCCTTTCCACTTCCGCAGATAGGCCCCCGCAAGACTCTGTACGTCAGCCTGCTTCTCATCCAGGGTGAACTTCTGCacttgatctccttctccgggTCCGGGGTTAGCTGATGCAGCTAGTAACCACCGTCCGACGAGGTCGATCTTGGCTTTTTTCACCTCTCTCGCATTCATCTtgtgcttctgcttctcccctccatcatccccaccCCCCTTCTCTTTACTTTTCCTTGAAACTGACCCCTCAACCCCAATCCCATCCTCGGAATCAGCATCAAGCCAATACCGAACCACCCTCTTCGGCTCAACCCCCCTTACACAAACATCCGCAAACTCCCCCCCGCGCTCCTGCTGCAACGCATGCAAGATAGCATACAACATCCCCTCAAACACACCAACCCGCAGCGTCCATTCCTGCACGGCGCTGCTCCCGCCGGAGCGGAAGCGTTGCCGCTCGATGAGGATGTGCGTCGGGCGGTAGACTGATAGAAGGGTTGTGAGAAGGGTGTAGGCGTGCGAGGCGTAGAGGGgtggggagaaggggatTGCTGCTGGGGTGGGTAattttttccttttttgttCAGAGGGTGAGGATGGGTTGTCCTTTTCGAGAGCAGGCGTTGGAGACAGAGAGGGTTGTTCGGAAAATGAAGACAATGAAGACGATGTAGATCTCCCTCCCAATTCCACACCCTGCGCCAGATCTAGTTCTGCGAATTCCGACACCGCCAGTCGGCGCCACGCTGTTAGTTCCGGCACCGCAGAAGTAGCCCCAGAACCCGCCCCGCTGCGAGATTTCGGTATGCGCAGATGAGCGAATGCCAGATTCTGAATCCCCATGTCGATACTGAGGATACTCCACTGATCCCGTGGACTAGGATGGGGCGTATTCGCCGtcttcccaccaccatgtccagGTCGGGATGGCACCCGAGTATGTGCACTTGGACTTGTACATGCAGCCGTCTGCGAATTCTGCGGGCCGGGCAATTGCAACTGCAGCTCCGCTTCAATCCTGCGGATCAGCTCCCCTTTCGTGCCTGAGGACTGGATGCCCGTTGCGCGGGCgatgcgctgcagctgggccGCTTTTAGGAATGTCAGCCATGAAGCCGGAGCGGCGGGTGCTATTGAGAAGAGGGTGGGGGAGAGACGCATTGGGAGGACGGGGGAGATTAGTATGTGGACAGACGGCGGAGTCGAATGTAGGGCAAACAAACGCGCGCGGAAGAGTGCACGGACCAGAGCCGCGTTCATCGGTGGAGATCTTGAGACCCGTTTAAGTATACGGTGCCCAGGTATCTCATTGCAGCTCAGCAGAAAAATGTGATATGCCTGACTATCGTTACATACACCTCTAGAAAAAGAATGCGCCTTCTATCGCCCCCAAAACATGCAATCAACAGACACAACGAGGAaattgaagaaagaaaaccaaaaaaaaaaagcagaaaACCTGACCGATGCCTCCCACCTTGCCCAAAACCCAATAGACAATGCAAGCGCTGAAAAGCGATTAATCACGGAAGACACAAAGAATTAACTATAGTTAGCTCGAGCTCGGCGCATCctgctcggcgatctcgtcgcggAGATAGAGCAGCGGAGCCCAGACGCGCCAGTGTAGGATGC from Penicillium psychrofluorescens genome assembly, chromosome: 5 carries:
- a CDS encoding uncharacterized protein (ID:PFLUO_008102-T1.cds;~source:funannotate) — protein: MRLSPTLFSIAPAAPASWLTFLKAAQLQRIARATGIQSSGTKGELIRRIEAELQLQLPGPQNSQTAACTSPSAHTRVPSRPGHGGGKTANTPHPSPRDQWSILSIDMGIQNLAFAHLRIPKSRSGAGSGATSAVPELTAWRRLAVSEFAELDLAQGVELGGRSTSSSLSSFSEQPSLSPTPALEKDNPSSPSEQKRKKLPTPAAIPFSPPLYASHAYTLLTTLLSVYRPTHILIERQRFRSGGSSAVQEWTLRVGVFEGMLYAILHALQQERGGEFADVCVRGVEPKRVVRYWLDADSEDGIGVEGSVSRKSKEKGGGDDGGEKQKHKMNAREVKKAKIDLVGRWLLAASANPGPGEGDQVQKFTLDEKQADVQSLAGAYLRKWKGQTQKKITKRDSNGDEHEQPITLGKLDDLADCLLQGVTWLEWQDMRERVARGGIGALE
- a CDS encoding uncharacterized protein (ID:PFLUO_008101-T1.cds;~source:funannotate) — translated: MHFINKISVALLASLAASGEATHQGLHARRFNPHASVSGTSSVLSSSVLVTPTPRHSQTLSVSPSSSNVVVSSRVSTPLGTGSRGSGAQPTGTSDVTLTYTLGTGTSTSVVTTTIIRTATDYHTVTVEPVPTESVPADSGTCNGATVTVTETVTMGAGPTDAPSDNGHHWGGEGQDHGHPGGEEHHHHHHHHDHDGSGSGNGEGATVTSTSTEVPTSTPTPSFSRPPHGNWTVPSFSRSSVVASSTGFVTSSSGKGTYPTGFRRRFV
- a CDS encoding uncharacterized protein (ID:PFLUO_008100-T1.cds;~source:funannotate), with protein sequence MPPSLHPSKARYASLLKRFIASTKDFDVLATIPSGPPVPPPPPTTLYVLDASFNPPTLAHLRIASTALQKTTSARLLLLLATQNADKPSKPASFEDRLAMMELFAHDLRSHLAANPGPATAGLSALAQHARLPVIDIGVTKNPYFVDKAASIDASDAYSAPSPLEQVHLTGYDTLIRIFNPKYYPPGHTLQPLAPLFARHRLRVTMRPDDDWGGVEEQRGFVDGLARGEREGEGGKREWAQRIQLVEGKAAGELPVSSTKAREAVQAGRDQDLEWLVPEQTRRFVLDEQPYS